One genomic region from Rosa rugosa chromosome 1, drRosRugo1.1, whole genome shotgun sequence encodes:
- the LOC133724450 gene encoding uncharacterized protein LOC133724450 isoform X2, with product MRRLQLALDYLKFDEIERSLENLVGVNLAEEGVLRLLFAAVYLMLRKVGNDNEVSAASRLLALATFFATKMIRKYWLLEHRKDAYESGRTQILSLPPVSPVKEEDEMANSRRLREMAHFLEIIRNLQSRLGSKYKRPGQESVDSGEASRLVDADLLQNESQLSIVSVDTISLETSKQHEVSFPVSTSGFNYTDNLALTPVDSKVPLDPEDLSEVSALVPRGGLLEKKILPLENPKEMIARWKIDNLDLRAVVSDALLSGRLPLAVLQLHLHRSRDSFSGKEPHDTFTEVRDVGRAIAYDLFLKGESGLAVATLQRLGEDVETSLKQLLFGTVRRSLRVQITEEMNKYGYLGSYEWKILDRISLIERLYPSSSFWKTLHGRQKEFTRIPASSSVPKRYYLRLLDSPVVNNFTIECDEIDGVVFGSWTNVNENPSGPMVDEDNAYAGYWAAAAVWFSFYDQRTVDRIVLDQSSFMGVHVLWESQLEYHACHNDWEEVSRLLDLIPEHVLVVGSLQINLDGLQPASTFECNRGYEYGDYLCSVEELDAVCMDVPEIKVFRFSCNVMCSIWLKRLMEEKLARKLIFSKEYWEGTADILPLLARSGFITSKYEIPSEDDNIEDISVLKFPDGGTIHALHKLLIHHSAQYNLPFLLDLYLDQHELVADSDSVRSLQEAAGDCQWARWLLLSRVKGCEYEASFSNSRAILSHNLVPDSNLRVPEMDEIIRTVDDIAEGGGELAALATLMYASAPFQSCLSSGSVKRHSSTSAQCTLENLRPTLQRFPTLWHTFVSACFGQDTTSNLVGPKAKNGFSDYLTWRDDIFFSSGRDTSLLQMLPCWFPKAVRRLIQLYAQGPLGWQSIAGLPVGGGLLQRDIDFVLNTDEDVEISALSWEATIQKHIEEELYNSALEGNALGLEHHLHRGRALAAFNHFLGFRVQKLKSEGKGQIQANVQADVQTLLGPITESEESLLSSVMPLAIMHFEDSVLVASCAFLLELFGFSASMLRIDIAALKRMSYFYKSSENIDNLRKLSTKGSAFHAVGHESDIMESLARALADEYLQQDSASMSKQKGTPSLAARKQPSRALMLFLEFLEKASLPPMVDGKTCGSWLFSGDGDGIGLRSQQKAASHRWNLVTIFCQMHHLPLSTRYLSVLARDNDWVGFLSEAQIGGYPFDTVVQVASKDFSDPRLKIHISTVLKGMQSRRKASSSTNTDTMEKRSEASFTSESICVPVELFRILAECEKQKNPGETILMKAKELSWSILAMIASCFSDVSPISCLTVWLEITAARETSSIKVNDIASRIANNVGAAVEATNALQAGVSKSLTFHYNRQNSKRRRLLEPNSGDPSATTASEILDSPVGAKIFDNERTISEGERNVKLGGNMNVSADSEVSVSLSKMVSVLCEQHLFLPLLRAFEMFLPSCSLVPFIRALQAFSQMRLSEASAHLGSFSARIKEESTRLQANVGRDVHIGASWISSTAIKAADAMLLTCPSPYEKRCLLKLLAATDFGDGGSAATHYQRLHWKINLAEPLLRKDDNLHLGNETLDDGALATALESNRHWEQARSWTRQLEASAGVWKSAVHHVTETQAESMVAEWKEFLWDVPEERIALWGHCQTLFIRYSFPALQAGLFFLKHAEALEKDLPARELHELLLLSLQWLSGMITLSNPVYPLHLIREIETRVWLLAVESEAQGKSEGDFNLSSSIRDPIHKNSSSIIDRTASIITKMDNHIGTFKNRTVEKHDARENNQVYHKNQVLDVSFPTTTAGSTKTKRRAKGYVPLRRPVLDSAEKSGDLDEGSNSLNVRYELQSQDENSKTDMSFSLWEERVGPAELERAVLSLLEFGQIAAAKQLQHKLSPVKVPSEILLVDAALKLAAMSTPSKKVSIAMLDEEVRSVIQSHHILTQQHEVDTVQVLESLATIFTEGSGRGLCKRIIAVNKAASMLGLPFSEAFVKQPIELLQLLSLKAQESFEEAHLLVRTHSMPAASIAQILSESFLKGLLAAHRGGYMDSQKEEGPAPLLWRFSDFLKWAELCPSEQEIGHALMRLVITGQEIPHACEVELLILSHHFYKLSSCLDGVDVLVALAATRVEAYVAEGDFSCLARLITGVGNFHALNFILGILIENGQLDLLLQKYSAAADANAGTAEAVRGFRMAVLTSLKHFNPNDLDAFAMVYNHFDMKHETAALLESRAEQSSEQWFCRYDKDQNEDLLDSMRYYIEAAEVHKSIDAGNKTRRACAQASLLSLQIRMPDFHWLYRSETNARRALVEQSRFQEALIVAEAYGLNQPSEWALVLWNQMLKPEVLEDFVAEFVAVLPLQPSMLVDLARFYRAEVAARGDQSQFSVWLTGGGLPAEWAKYLGRSFRCLLKRTRDLKLRLQLATVATGFGDVIDACTKALDRVPENVGPLVLRKGHGGAYLPLM from the exons ATGCGTCGGCTGCAGTTGGCACTGGATTACTTGAAATTTGATGAGATAGAGCG ATCATTAGAAAACCTTGTGGGTGTCAATTTGGCAGAAGAGGGTGTACTGAGATTGCTATTTGCGGCTGTTTATCTGATGCTTCGTAAAGTTGGCAATGATAATGAGGTTTCTGCTGCATCAAG GCTTCTTGCATTAGCCACTTTTTTTGCGACGAAAATGATTCGCAAGTATTGGTTGCTAGAACATAGGAAAGATGCATATGAATCTGGTAGGACCcaaattctctctcttccaccagTTTCACCGgtgaaggaagaagatgaaatggcaAATTCAAGGAGGCTTCGTGAGATGGCTCACTTTTTGGAGATAATTCGAAATCTGCAATCTCGACTTGGTTCCAAGTATAAGAGGCCAGGCCAAGAATCG GTGGATAGTGGGGAAGCATCAAGATTGGTTGACGCTGATTTATTGCAGAACGAATCTCAGCTATCAATTGTATCTGTGGACACTATATCTTTGGAGACATCAAAACAGCATGAAGTTTCTTTCCCTGTATCGACATCAGGATTTAACTATACTGATAATCTTGCTTTAACACCTGTGGATTCTAAAGTCCCTTTGGACCCAGAGGATTTAAGTGAAGTATCTGCTCTTGTGCCACGAGGAGGTCTCTTAGAGAAGAAAATTCTTCCCTTAGAGAATCCCAAAGAGATGATTGCTCGTTGGAAGATAGATAATCTAGACCTTAGGGCTGTAGTCAGTGATGCTTTACTCTCTGGTCGTCTTCCCTTGGCAGTTCTTCAACTACATCTTCACCGTTCAAGAGATTCATTTTCTGGAAAGGAGCCTCATGATACTTTCACTGAAGTCCGTGACGTTGGAAGAGCTATTGCTTATGACCTATTTTTGAAG GGTGAATCTGGACTTGCTGTGGCCACATTGCAAAGGCTCGGAGAGGATGTAGAAACCAGCCTTAAGCAGTTATTATTCGGCACAGTGAGACGATCTCTTCGTGTGCAAATCACTGAGGAGATGAATAAATATGGTTATCTGGGATCTTATGAGTGGAAGATATTGGATAGGATATCACTTATTGAG AGGCTATACCCCAGCAGTAGTTTTTGGAAAACGCTTCATGGACGGCAGAAAGAATTCACTCGAATTCCAGCAAGTTCCAGTGTGCCCAAGAGATATTATCTGCGCCTACTGGATTCACCTGTAGTCAACAATTTTACCATCGAGTGTGATGAAATTGATGGAGTTGTTTTTGGTTCATGGACAAACGTAAATGAAAATCCTTCTGGTCCTATGGTTGATGAAGATAATGCGTACGCTGGTTACTGGGCTGCTGCTGCTGTATGGTTTAGTTTCTATGATCAAAGAACTGTTGATCGA ATTGTTTTGGATCAGTCATCTTTCATGGGTGTGCATGTATTGTGGGAATCACAGCTTGAGTACCATGCATGCCACAATGACTGGGAGGAAGTCTCTAGACTCCTGGACCTTATTCCTGAACATGTTCTAGTAGTTGGAAGCCTCCAAATCAATTTGGATGGGCTACAGCCTGCTTCAACTTTTGAATGCAATAGAGGTTATGAGTATGGTGATTACCTCTGCTCTGTTGAAGAATTGGATGCTGTTTGCATGGATGTACCAGAGATCAAAGTTTTCAGGTTTTCGTGTAATGTTATGTGCTCCATATGGTTAAAGAGGCTGATGGAAGAGAAACTTGCGAGGAAACTAATTTTCTCAAAGGAATATTGGGAAGGCACAGCAGATATACTACCTCTTCTTGCCCGTTCTGGCTTCATTACTAGCAAGTATGAGATCCCTTCAGAGGATGATAATATTGAGGATATTTCAGTCCTGAAATTTCCGGATGGTGGTACTATACACGCTTTACATAAACTACTTATTCATCATAGTGCCCAGTACAACTTGCCATTCCTTCTGGACCTTTACCTTGACCAGCACGAGTTGGTAGCAGATAGTGATTCAGTTCGTTCACTTCAGGAAGCCGCA GGAGATTGTCAATGGGCACGATGGTTGCTCCTCTCTAGGGTTAAAGGGTGTGAGTATGAAGCATCATTTTCCAATTCTCGCGCGATACTGTCACACAATCTAGTTCCGGATAGTAACCTCCGTGTTCCAGAGATGGATGAAATAATTCGTACTGTTGATGACATTGCAGAAGGAGGGGGGGAATTGGCAGCTCTGGCAACCTTAATGTATGCTTCTGCCCCCTTTCAAAGTTGTCTGAGTAGTGGCAGTGTAAAGAGGCATAGTAGTACATCAGCCCAGTGCACACTGGAGAATCTCAGGCCCACTCTTCAGCGTTTTCCTACACTGTGGCACACATTTGTATCAGCATGTTTCGGGCAAGATACAACTTCCAATCTTGTGGGGCCTAAAGCAAAGAATG GTTTTTCAGATTATTTAACATGGCGTGATGACATATTCTTCTCTTCTGGACGTGATACTTCACTTCTGCAAATGCTTCCATGCTGGTTTCCTAAGGCTGTGCGGAGGTTAATTCAGCTTTATGCTCAG GGTCCTCTTGGATGGCAATCAATAGCAGGTCTGCCTGTGGGAGGAGGTCTGCTGCAAAGAGATATAGATTTTGTCCTAAACACTGATGAGGATGTAGAAATCAGCGCACTCTCCTGGGAAGCAACTATCCAAAAACACATTGAGGAGGAACTCTACAATTCTGCACTTGAG GGAAATGCACTTGGGCTTGAACACCATTTACATCGTGGACGTGCATTAGCTGCTTTTAATCATTTTCTTGGTTTTAGAGTTCAAAAATTGAAATCAGAAGGAAAAGGACAAATACAAGCAAATGTTCAAGCAGATGTTCAGACACTTCTTGGACCTATAACAGAAAGTGAAGAGTCTCTTCTTTCATCA GTCATGCCACTTGCAATTATGCATTTTGAGGATTCTGTGCTGGTGGCTTCATGCGCTTTTCTACTGGAGCTTTTCGGATTTTCTGCCAGCATGCTCCGCATAGACATTGCTGCCCTGAAACGGATGTCTTACTTTTACAAATCTAGTGAAAATATTGACAACTTAAGGAAACTTTCGACAAAAGGGTCTGCATTTCATGCAGTTGGCCATGAAAGTGATATAATGGAGTCTCTGGCTCGAGCTCTAGCCGATGAGTATCTGCAGCAGGATAGTGCAAGCATGAGTAAGCAAAAGGGTACTCCAAGTTTAGCTGCTCGTAAACAACCTTCACGAGCTCTCATGCTTTTCTTAGAATTCTTGGAGAAGGCTAGCCTTCCTCCAATGGTGGATGGGAAAACATGTGGGTCTTGGCTGTTCAGTGGTGATGGTGATGGAATCGGGTTGAGATCTCAACAGAAAGCTGCAAGCCATCGCTGGAACTTAGTTACAATTTTCTGCCAGATGCACCACCTTCCCTTGAGCACAAGATATCTTTCTGTACTGGCAAGAGACAATGATTGG GTTGGCTTTTTGTCAGAAGCTCAGATTGGTGGATATCCTTTTGACACAGTGGTCCAAGTG GCGTCAAAGGACTTCAGTGATCCACGTCTCAAAATTCATATTTCAACAGTTCTGAAAGGCATGCAGTCAAGAAGAAAAGCTAGCTCTTCAACAAATACAGATACTATGGAAAAAAGGAGCGAAGCTTCCTTTACCAGTGAAAGCATTTGTGTCCCAGTTGAGCTTTTTAGAATATTAGCAGAATGTGAAAAGCAGAAAAATCCTGGAGAGACCATTTTGATGAAAGCAAAGGAGTTATCCTGGTCAATTTTGGCAATGATTGCATCATGCTTTTCAGACGTGTCTCCAATATCTTGCCTAACAGTCTGGCTGGAAATAACTGCTGCAAG GGAAACTTCATCTATCAAGGTGAATGATATTGCTTCCAGAATTGCAAATAATGTTGGAGCAGCTGTGGAAGCTACTAATGCTCTGCAAGCAGGAGTGAGTAAATCTCTTACATTTCATTACAATAGGCAGAATTCAAAGAGGAGGCGGCTCCTGGAACCCAACTCAGGAGATCCCTCAGCTACTACAGCGTCTGAAATTTTGGATTCTCCTGTGGGTGCAAAAATATTTGATAACGAGCGAACTATTTCTGAAGGCGAAAGAAATGTAAAACTTGGCGGAAATATGAATGTTTCAGCTGATTCTGAAGTGTCTGTTTCGCTGTCCAAGATGGTTTCAGTGCTTTGTGAGCAGCACCTGTTCCTGCCTTTGTTAAGGGCATTCGAAATGTTCCTTCCTTCATGTTCTCTCGTACCTTTCATACGTGCACTTCAG GCATTTTCACAAATGCGCCTTTCTGAAGCATCAGCGCATTTAGGTTCCTTTTCTGCTCGAATTAAAGAAGAGTCGACTCGCTTACAGGCAAATGTAGGAAGAGATGTGCACATTGGTGCATCATGGATAAGCTCTACGGCTATTAAAGCTGCGGATGCTATGCTTTTGACATGTCCATCTCCTTATGAAAAGAGATGCTTACTAAAACTCCTTGCTGCCACTGATTTTGGTGATGGAGGCTCTGCAGCTACTCATTACCAGCGGCTTCATTGGAAAATCAATTTAGCAGAGCCACTATTACGCAAGGATGATAATTTACACCTAGGGAATGAAACTCTAGATGATGGTGCACTTGCAACAGCATTGGAAAGTAATAGACACTGGGAGCAAGCACGCAGCTGGACGAGACAGTTGGAGGCCAGTGCTGGAGTTTGGAAATCTGCTGTTCATCATGTAACTGAAACTCAG GCTGAATCTATGGTAGCTGAGTGGAAGGAATTTCTTTGGGATGTTCCCGAGGAGAGAATTGCTTTATGGGGGCATTGCCAAACCCTCTTCATCAGATATTCCTTCCCTGCTTTACAG GCTGGGCTATTTTTCCTCAAGCATGCAGAAGCTCTGGAAAAAGATCTTCCAGCTAGGGAGCTTCATGAGCTGTTACTGCTTTCACTACAATGGTTGAGCGGAATGATTACTCTGTCCAATCC AGTTTATCCACTTCATCTGATTCGGGAAATCGAGACTAGAGTATGGCTCTTGGCGGTAGAATCAGAGGCACAAGGTAAGAGTGAAGGAGACTTCAATCTAAGCAGTTCCATCCGTGATCCTATTCACAAAAATAGCTCCAGTATTATTGACAGAACAGCAAGTATCATAACAAAAATGGACAATCACATTGGTACATTTAAGAACAGAACTGTAGAGAAACATGATGCAAGGGAAAATAACCAGGTGTATCACAAGAACCAAGTATTAGATGTTAGCTTTCCAACCACAACAGCAGGGAGTACAAAGACTAAGCGAAGGGCAAAAGGCTATGTGCCATTACGACGGCCAGTACTAGACTCAGCAGAAAAAAGCGGTGATCTTGATGAGGGTTCTAATTCTCTCAATGTTAGATATGAATTGCAGTCTCAGGatgaaaactcaaaaacggACATGTCCTTTTCACTGTGGGAGGAAAGGGTTGGACCTGCAGAGCTGGAAAGGGCTGTTCTTTCTTTATTAGAATTTGGACAAATAGCTGCTGCAAAGCAACTCCAGCATAAGCTGTCTCCAGTAAAAGTACCatctgaaattttacttgtGGATGCTGCACTGAAGCTTGCAGCTATGTCAACTCCAAGTAAAAAAGTATCTATAGCAATGCTTGATGAAGAAGTACGTTCAGTTATTCAGTCCCACCATATTCTAACCCAGCAACATGAAGTTGATACAGTGCAG GTTTTGGAGAGTCTAGCAACCATTTTTACTGAAGGTAGCGGACGGGGACTATGCAAGAGGATAATAGCAGTCAACAAAGCAGCAAGCATGTTAGGTCTTCCATTTTCGGAGGCATTTGTTAAGCAGCCAATTGAATTACTACAGCTGCTTTCCCTTAAAGCACAAGAATCATTTGAGGAGGCACATCTCCTTGTCAGAACTCATTCAATGCCCGCAGCCAGTATTGCTCAGATTCTTTCCGAATCCTTTCTAAAG GGCTTATTGGCTGCTCATCGTGGGGGATATATGGATTCTCAAAAAGAAGAAGGACCTGCTCCCTTACTCTGGAGGTTTTCAGACTTCTTAAAGTGGGCAGAGCTTTGTCCTTCTGAACAAGAAATTGGGCATGCACTAATGCGCTTGGTTATTACTGGACAAGAAATACCACATGCCTGCGAG GTTGAGCTTCTAATTTTGTCACACCACTTCTACAAATTATCATCTTGCCTTGATGGAGTTGATGTACTTGTAGCCCTTGCAGCTACTAGAGTTGAAGCTTATGTGGCTGAGGGTGATTTTTCATGTTTGGCTCGTCTGATAACTGGAGTAGGAAACTTCCACGCCCTCAATTTCATTCTCGGAATTCTTATTGAAAATGGCCAACTGGATCTCCTTCTTCAGAAGTATTCAGCTGCTGCAGATGCGAATGCTGGCACTGCTGAGGCCGTCCGCGGATTTCGGATGGCTGTTCTGACATCATTGAAGCATTTTAATCCCAATGACCTTGATGCTTTTGCTATG GTCTATAATCACTTTGACATGAAACATGAAACGGCTGCTCTTTTGGAGTCACGAGCAGAGCAGTCATCAGAACAGTGGTTCTGTCGTTATGACAAGGATCAGAATGAGGACCTTCTAGACTCTATGCGTTATTACATTGAAGCTGCTGAAGTTCACAAATCCATTGATGCTGGCAACAAAACACGCAGAGCATGTGCTCAGGCCTCCCTCTTATCTCTTCAGATTCGAATGCCAGATTTCCACTGGCTGTACCGATCCGAAACCAATGCCAGGCGTGCCCTAGTTGAGCAGTCTCGTTTCCAAGAGGCCCTCATTGTTGCTGAAGCCTATGGTCTTAACCAGCCAAGTGAGTGGGCTTTGGTACTTTGGAACCAGATGCTCAAACCAGAAGTTCTGGAAGATTTTGTGGCTGAATTTGTGGCTGTTCTTCCTCTCCAGCCCTCAATGCTTGTTGATCTAGCAAGGTTTTATAGGGCTGAGGTGGCAGCGAGAGGGGACCAGTCCCAGTTCTCAGTTTGGTTAACTGGGGGAGGGTTGCCAGCGGAATGGGCAAAATATCTGGGGAGGTCGTTTCGATGCTTGTTGAAAAGGACTAGAGATTTGAAGTTGAGGTTGCAGCTGGCTACTGTGGCAACTGGTTTTGGAGATGTTATTGATGCATGCACGAAGGCGTTAGATAGGGTGCCTGAGAATGTAGGACCTCTTGTCCTGAGGAAAGGCCACGGTGGTGCTTATCTACCACTTATGTGA